A DNA window from Micromonospora inyonensis contains the following coding sequences:
- a CDS encoding glutathione peroxidase, translated as MSVFDIGINALAGGPANLSDHRGRALLVVNVASQCGLTPQYAGLQKLYDAYAGRGLVVLGVPCNQFAGQEPGTADEIGEFCRVSYGVSFPLTEKVEVNGPDRHPLYTLLTQATDADGHTGDVRWNFEKFLVTPDGTVAARFAPTVEPDAPKLHAAIQRVLPATT; from the coding sequence ATGAGCGTCTTCGACATCGGGATCAACGCCCTCGCCGGCGGTCCGGCCAACCTCTCCGACCACCGGGGGCGCGCGCTCCTGGTGGTGAACGTGGCCTCCCAGTGCGGCCTCACACCGCAGTACGCCGGCCTGCAGAAGCTGTACGACGCCTACGCCGGGCGCGGGCTGGTGGTGCTCGGGGTGCCGTGCAACCAGTTCGCCGGACAGGAGCCCGGCACGGCTGACGAGATCGGCGAGTTCTGCCGGGTCTCCTACGGGGTGAGCTTCCCGTTGACCGAGAAGGTCGAGGTGAACGGGCCCGACCGGCACCCGCTGTACACGCTGCTCACCCAGGCCACGGACGCCGACGGACACACCGGCGACGTCCGCTGGAACTTCGAGAAGTTCCTCGTCACGCCGGACGGCACGGTGGCCGCGCGGTTCGCGCCCACGGTCGAGCCGGACGCCCCGAAGTTGCACGCGGCGATCCAGCGGGTCCTGCCGGCCACGACCTGA
- a CDS encoding threonine aldolase family protein, which translates to MVDLRSDTVTRPTAGMREAMATAEVGDDVYGEDPTVNALEAEVAALFGHEAALLAPTGSMANQIALQLVVPPAHELLCDADAHVVTYEIGAAAAYGGISSRTWPAVGGDVDPDVVAAMVRPDGYWAVPTRAIAVEQTHNRGGGGVIPLATLHALRRVADDAGVALHCDGARIWHAHVAEGVPLAEYGALFDTLSVCLSKGLGAPVGSLVIGSAEQIGRARFIRKRMGGGMRQAGVLAAAGRYALTHHVSRLTEDHAKAARLAEAIAPFGLLAATVRTNIVPLDLTKASLDAHALAAAARAEGVLVSVLGPRTARLVTHMDVDDAGIDRAVAVLVRILSR; encoded by the coding sequence ATCGTCGACCTGCGTTCGGACACCGTCACCCGGCCCACGGCCGGGATGCGGGAGGCGATGGCCACCGCCGAGGTCGGCGACGACGTCTACGGCGAGGACCCGACCGTCAACGCGCTGGAGGCCGAGGTCGCCGCGCTCTTCGGGCACGAGGCGGCGCTCCTCGCCCCCACCGGGTCGATGGCCAACCAGATCGCCCTGCAACTGGTGGTGCCCCCGGCCCACGAGTTGCTCTGCGACGCCGATGCGCACGTGGTCACGTACGAGATCGGCGCCGCGGCGGCGTACGGCGGTATCTCGTCGCGGACCTGGCCGGCGGTCGGTGGGGACGTCGATCCGGACGTGGTCGCCGCGATGGTCCGCCCGGACGGCTACTGGGCGGTGCCCACCCGGGCGATCGCCGTGGAGCAGACCCACAACCGGGGCGGCGGTGGGGTGATCCCGCTGGCCACCCTGCACGCGCTGCGTCGGGTCGCCGACGACGCCGGGGTGGCCCTGCACTGCGACGGCGCCCGGATCTGGCACGCGCACGTCGCCGAGGGGGTGCCCCTGGCGGAGTACGGCGCGCTCTTCGACACCCTGTCGGTCTGCCTCTCCAAGGGACTCGGCGCTCCGGTCGGCTCGCTGGTCATCGGCAGCGCGGAGCAGATCGGGCGGGCCCGCTTCATCCGCAAGCGGATGGGCGGCGGCATGCGGCAGGCCGGCGTCCTCGCCGCCGCCGGGCGGTACGCGCTGACCCACCACGTGTCCCGGTTGACCGAGGACCACGCGAAGGCCGCCCGACTGGCCGAGGCGATCGCTCCGTTCGGGCTGCTCGCCGCCACGGTCCGCACCAACATCGTGCCGCTGGACCTGACCAAGGCGTCGCTGGACGCGCACGCGCTGGCTGCCGCCGCCCGTGCCGAGGGGGTGCTGGTGTCGGTGCTCGGGCCGCGTACCGCCCGTCTGGTCACCCACATGGACGTCGACGACGCCGGCATCGACCGGGCTGTCGCCGTGCTGGTCCGGATCCTGTCCCGCTGA
- a CDS encoding deoxyribonuclease IV, producing MASCADRPVGSHTPTSGGLAKAALPYADAAGSEVVQVYVSNSRGWALPPGDPVQDALFRDGCAARDIAVFIHASLLVNLGSPTPATVARSMETLDHALRRGGAIGARGVVFHAGSSVEPAHDAAAMRQVRESLLPLLDAAAATGGPMLLVEPSAGGGRSLASRVEQLGPYLDAVDRHPWLGVCFDTCHAWAAGHDLAAEGGMSATLDTLVATIGADRLRLVHANDSKDLCGSTRDRHENIGKGTIGEPAFAELMAHPATAGVPVVVETPTEKHVGHAADIATLRRLRP from the coding sequence ATGGCCTCCTGCGCCGACCGGCCCGTCGGCTCGCACACCCCCACCTCCGGAGGGCTGGCGAAGGCAGCCCTGCCGTACGCCGACGCCGCCGGCTCGGAGGTGGTGCAGGTCTACGTCTCCAACTCGCGGGGCTGGGCGCTGCCACCCGGTGACCCGGTCCAGGACGCCCTCTTCCGCGACGGCTGCGCGGCCCGGGACATCGCGGTCTTCATCCACGCGTCGCTGCTGGTCAACCTCGGCTCCCCCACCCCGGCCACGGTGGCCCGTTCGATGGAGACCCTGGACCACGCGCTGCGGCGCGGCGGGGCGATCGGCGCGCGGGGGGTGGTGTTCCACGCCGGCAGTTCGGTGGAACCCGCCCACGACGCGGCCGCGATGCGGCAGGTACGCGAGTCCCTGCTGCCGCTGTTGGACGCCGCCGCGGCGACCGGCGGGCCGATGCTGCTGGTCGAGCCGAGCGCCGGGGGCGGCCGGTCGCTGGCGTCGCGGGTGGAGCAGCTCGGGCCGTACCTGGACGCGGTGGACCGCCACCCCTGGCTCGGGGTCTGCTTCGACACCTGTCACGCCTGGGCAGCCGGGCACGACCTGGCCGCCGAGGGCGGAATGAGCGCGACCCTGGACACCCTGGTGGCGACCATCGGGGCGGACCGGCTGCGGTTGGTGCACGCCAACGACTCGAAGGACCTCTGCGGCTCGACCCGGGACCGGCACGAGAACATCGGCAAGGGCACCATCGGCGAGCCGGCGTTCGCCGAGCTGATGGCCCATCCGGCCACTGCCGGCGTCCCGGTGGTCGTGGAGACCCCCACCGAGAAGCACGTCGGCCACGCCGCCGACATCGCCACCCTCCGCCGCCTGCGCCCCTGA
- a CDS encoding lycopene cyclase domain-containing protein — protein sequence MTYTVAALLGAAGAAVIDLYVLRTRLLLRPVFWATYPIIVFFQLVSNGILTGRNIVRYDPGAIIGVRLAYAPVEDLVFGFALVLLTLSVWIWLGRRGVQRTPTAGEGSRLLRLLGRRP from the coding sequence ATGACGTACACCGTCGCCGCCCTGCTCGGCGCGGCCGGCGCGGCCGTGATCGACCTGTACGTACTGCGGACCCGGCTGCTGCTGCGGCCGGTCTTCTGGGCCACCTACCCGATCATCGTGTTCTTCCAGCTCGTCTCCAACGGCATCCTGACCGGTCGGAACATCGTCCGGTACGACCCCGGGGCGATCATCGGCGTCCGGCTGGCGTACGCGCCGGTGGAGGACCTGGTCTTCGGCTTCGCGCTGGTGCTGCTGACCCTGTCGGTGTGGATCTGGCTCGGTCGCCGGGGCGTGCAGCGCACCCCGACCGCCGGCGAGGGCAGCCGCCTGCTCCGCCTCCTGGGTCGCCGCCCCTGA
- a CDS encoding Rv2175c family DNA-binding protein has protein sequence MSESVPADRAVPGPGPAAEDAWLTLPDVAERLDVSISKVHQMIRDRELVAVRRDGIRKIPVDLVANKTVLKHLPGVLNLLADAGYDDDAALRWLYEPDDTLPGTPAVALGGDLAREVKRRAQALGF, from the coding sequence GTGAGTGAATCCGTACCCGCCGACCGGGCCGTCCCGGGCCCCGGTCCCGCCGCCGAGGACGCCTGGCTGACCCTGCCCGACGTCGCCGAACGCCTCGACGTGTCGATCAGCAAGGTCCACCAGATGATCCGCGACCGGGAACTGGTCGCGGTCCGCCGGGACGGCATCCGGAAGATCCCCGTCGACCTGGTCGCCAACAAGACCGTGCTCAAGCACCTGCCGGGTGTGCTCAACCTGCTCGCCGACGCCGGCTACGACGACGACGCCGCGCTGCGCTGGTTGTACGAGCCGGACGACACCCTGCCGGGCACCCCCGCCGTGGCCCTCGGCGGTGACCTGGCCCGCGAGGTCAAACGCCGGGCCCAGGCGCTCGGGTTCTGA
- a CDS encoding RNA-guided endonuclease InsQ/TnpB family protein, which yields MQQDLTRKQRGSNNHKKAVVKVARAHARVADTRRDWQHKLSTRIIRENQAVYVEDLCVVGLGRTRLAKSVHDAGWSSFVGMLEYKAARWGRTFGKIDRFAPTSQTCSVCGRIDGPKPLSVRSWACLCGAVHDRDVNAAINVLAQGRWDNSNACGTRVRPALVPAPRPTSRREAGIRPDAACSTRSVEGISAL from the coding sequence CTGCAACAGGATCTGACCCGCAAGCAGCGGGGCAGCAACAACCACAAGAAGGCCGTCGTGAAGGTCGCCCGCGCTCATGCTCGGGTCGCCGACACCCGGCGGGACTGGCAGCACAAGCTCTCGACACGGATCATCCGCGAAAACCAAGCGGTGTACGTCGAGGACCTGTGCGTCGTCGGTCTCGGCCGGACCCGGCTGGCGAAGTCCGTCCACGACGCCGGATGGTCGTCGTTCGTCGGCATGTTGGAGTACAAGGCCGCCCGCTGGGGGCGAACCTTCGGGAAGATCGACCGGTTCGCACCGACGTCACAGACGTGCTCGGTATGCGGCCGGATCGACGGACCCAAGCCGCTGTCCGTCCGGTCGTGGGCCTGCCTGTGTGGCGCGGTCCACGACCGGGACGTCAATGCGGCGATCAACGTGTTGGCCCAGGGACGCTGGGACAACTCAAACGCCTGTGGAACTCGGGTAAGACCGGCACTTGTGCCGGCACCGCGGCCGACCTCGCGTCGAGAAGCAGGAATCCGCCCGGACGCCGCGTGTTCCACGCGCAGCGTGGAGGGAATCTCCGCCCTTTAG
- a CDS encoding class II 3-deoxy-7-phosphoheptulonate synthase yields the protein MRHEWHQLSYPAVGGPGLQTSRPTADSAEDAALGLDHWRSLPRAQTPPWPDPAAVAEVCTVLDTVPSVVAPYEVDQLRHRLALVCEGQAFLLQGGDCAETFADNTESHLLANARTLLQMAIVLTYGASLPVVKVARAAGQYTKPRSLPTDARGLPAYRGDMINSLEATPEARVADPQRMIRAYANSAAAMNMLRAYLAGGLADLHAVHDWNKGFVRNSPAGERYEAIAREIDRALAFIRACGMTDEEALRTVTLYCSHEALALEYDRALTRVSDSRAYGLSGHFLWIGERTRQIDGAHVDFISRIANPIGVKLGPTTSPDEALELCEKLNPENVPGRLTLISRMGNHKVRDALPPIVAKVAAAGAKVVWQCDPMHGNTHESSNGYKTRHFDRIVDEVLGYFEVHRNLGTHPGGLHVELTGEDVTECLGGAQNIADLDLPGRYETACDPRLNTQQSLELAFLVAEMLRG from the coding sequence ATGCGCCATGAGTGGCATCAGCTGAGCTATCCCGCCGTCGGCGGCCCCGGACTCCAGACCAGCCGCCCGACCGCGGACTCCGCCGAGGACGCCGCGCTCGGCCTGGACCACTGGCGGAGCCTTCCCCGCGCCCAGACCCCGCCGTGGCCCGACCCGGCCGCGGTGGCCGAGGTCTGCACGGTGCTCGACACCGTCCCCTCGGTCGTCGCCCCGTACGAGGTCGACCAGTTGCGTCACCGGCTGGCGCTGGTGTGCGAGGGGCAGGCATTCCTGCTCCAGGGGGGCGACTGCGCGGAGACGTTCGCGGACAACACCGAGAGTCACCTGCTCGCCAACGCCCGCACCCTGCTCCAGATGGCGATCGTGCTGACCTACGGCGCGTCCCTGCCGGTGGTCAAGGTCGCCCGGGCCGCCGGGCAGTACACCAAGCCCCGGTCTCTGCCCACCGACGCGCGTGGCCTGCCGGCCTACCGCGGCGACATGATCAACTCGCTGGAAGCGACGCCGGAGGCCCGGGTCGCCGACCCGCAGCGCATGATCCGGGCGTACGCGAACTCCGCCGCGGCGATGAACATGCTCCGGGCGTACCTGGCCGGCGGGCTGGCCGACCTGCACGCCGTGCACGACTGGAACAAGGGCTTCGTCAGGAACTCCCCGGCCGGCGAGCGCTACGAGGCGATCGCCCGGGAGATCGACCGGGCTCTGGCCTTCATCCGGGCCTGCGGCATGACCGACGAGGAGGCGCTGCGCACCGTTACGCTCTACTGCTCCCACGAGGCCCTCGCCCTGGAGTACGACCGGGCGCTGACGCGGGTCTCCGACAGCCGGGCGTACGGGCTCTCCGGGCACTTCCTCTGGATCGGCGAGCGGACCCGGCAGATCGACGGCGCGCACGTCGACTTCATCTCCCGGATCGCCAACCCGATCGGCGTGAAGCTCGGCCCCACGACCAGCCCCGACGAGGCGCTCGAACTCTGCGAGAAGCTCAACCCGGAGAACGTCCCCGGCCGGCTCACCCTGATCAGCCGGATGGGTAACCACAAGGTCCGGGACGCGCTGCCGCCGATCGTCGCGAAGGTCGCCGCCGCCGGGGCGAAGGTGGTCTGGCAGTGCGACCCGATGCACGGCAACACGCACGAGTCCTCCAACGGCTACAAGACCCGGCACTTCGACCGAATCGTCGACGAGGTGCTCGGCTACTTCGAGGTGCACCGCAACCTGGGCACCCACCCCGGTGGGCTGCACGTCGAGCTGACCGGTGAGGACGTCACCGAGTGCCTCGGCGGCGCGCAGAACATCGCCGACCTCGACCTGCCCGGCCGGTACGAGACCGCCTGCGACCCTCGGCTGAACACCCAGCAGTCGCTGGAGTTGGCCTTCCTGGTGGCGGAGATGCTCCGTGGCTGA
- a CDS encoding MarR family winged helix-turn-helix transcriptional regulator, translating into MKPTSRPIGYWLRHLHNLIEAQFEAALAEERLGRRHWQTLHLLHEAPRTSAQLAEALAPFGADGGGTVDDLTARGWVARGDDGRLTLTTEGRTAHTQVAARVEAARDLLMRGLTTEQYVETVRVLAVMAGNLESARSTAATERR; encoded by the coding sequence ATGAAACCGACCAGCCGGCCCATCGGCTACTGGCTACGCCACCTGCACAACCTGATCGAGGCGCAGTTCGAGGCCGCGCTCGCCGAGGAGCGGCTCGGCCGGCGGCACTGGCAGACCCTGCACCTGCTGCACGAGGCCCCACGGACGTCCGCCCAGTTGGCGGAGGCCCTGGCCCCGTTCGGCGCGGACGGTGGCGGCACCGTGGACGATCTGACCGCACGGGGCTGGGTGGCCCGGGGAGACGATGGCCGGCTCACCCTGACCACGGAGGGCCGGACCGCCCACACGCAGGTGGCCGCCCGGGTCGAGGCGGCCCGCGACCTGCTGATGCGCGGCCTCACCACCGAGCAGTACGTGGAGACGGTACGGGTGCTCGCGGTGATGGCCGGCAACCTCGAGTCGGCCCGGTCGACGGCCGCCACGGAACGTCGGTAG
- the pknB gene encoding Stk1 family PASTA domain-containing Ser/Thr kinase gives MDTQVADTLLGSLIEGRYRIRGRVARGGMATVYTATDERLERTVAVKIIHPTQAPDPRSPLAGFVERFTDEAKTIARLTHPNVVAVYDQGTHQGLPYLVMEYVRGRTLRDVLAERRRLNPDEALAITEQMLAAIGAAHRAGLVHRDVKPENVLVAEAPTGGAANLVDSVVKVADFGLARAVEASGSEEQGNQLMATVAYVAPELVTDGHADPRTDVYSAGVVLFEMLTGRVPYDGDRPVDVAWQHVDRDVPAPSTLVSGLPKVLDELVTRATRREPGARPTDAGAFLAEVQMAREDLGSNAHTAVLRRITDDVVPAVAQPTMAVAPIRPTERPAWARLPETKTGRRSRTTGAPDRPHRRRAAPQGDNPWARLRRQLAAAPPGRLPLIAAVVVVALLLTGAGWWFGFGRYTTTPELVSLTKAQAESQASRAGLSLTYAKPRYDAKVPRDSVLAQDPASADRIIRGGTITLTLSLGPDRLPMPDVVGKEYELAEADLRHLGLEVVKGKAQYDDNLPAGVVLDTNPKPGTEVNVGTKVTVVLSRGRAPITVPNLVGKSVTDARGALQQLGLVPVETYRDSDRPKDEVIGQSPADGSSVEKGAEVKLEVSKGPAPVVVPRVVDMPCPQGKQVLESQGFPVVVQFNPNGVVRFQNPGENSQVAPGTPVTIGCF, from the coding sequence ATGGACACACAGGTCGCCGACACGTTGCTGGGCTCGCTGATCGAGGGGCGCTACCGCATTCGCGGTCGCGTGGCCCGAGGCGGCATGGCGACCGTGTACACCGCCACGGACGAACGTCTCGAGCGCACGGTCGCTGTCAAGATCATTCATCCCACCCAGGCGCCCGATCCCCGGTCCCCCCTGGCGGGCTTCGTCGAGCGGTTCACCGACGAGGCCAAGACCATCGCCCGGCTCACCCACCCCAACGTGGTCGCCGTGTACGACCAGGGCACCCACCAGGGCCTGCCCTACCTGGTGATGGAGTACGTCCGGGGCCGGACCCTGCGGGACGTGCTGGCCGAGCGTCGCCGGCTCAACCCGGACGAGGCGCTGGCCATCACCGAGCAGATGCTCGCCGCGATCGGCGCGGCACACCGGGCCGGTCTGGTGCACCGGGACGTGAAACCGGAGAACGTGCTGGTCGCCGAGGCTCCCACCGGCGGCGCGGCGAACCTGGTCGACAGCGTGGTGAAGGTGGCCGACTTCGGCCTGGCCCGCGCGGTCGAGGCGAGCGGGAGCGAGGAGCAGGGCAACCAGCTGATGGCGACCGTCGCGTACGTCGCGCCGGAGCTGGTCACCGACGGACACGCGGACCCGCGGACCGACGTCTACTCGGCGGGTGTCGTGCTGTTCGAGATGCTCACCGGTCGGGTGCCGTACGACGGTGACCGCCCGGTCGACGTCGCCTGGCAGCACGTGGACCGGGACGTACCGGCCCCGTCCACCCTGGTGTCGGGGCTGCCGAAGGTGCTCGACGAACTGGTCACCCGGGCCACCCGCCGCGAGCCGGGAGCCCGTCCGACGGACGCCGGGGCGTTCCTGGCCGAGGTGCAGATGGCCCGGGAGGACCTCGGCAGCAACGCGCACACCGCCGTGCTGCGCCGGATCACCGACGACGTCGTCCCCGCCGTCGCCCAGCCCACCATGGCCGTCGCGCCGATCCGCCCCACCGAGCGTCCCGCCTGGGCCCGGCTGCCCGAGACGAAGACCGGCCGCCGGTCGCGGACCACCGGCGCGCCGGACCGACCGCACCGGCGGCGGGCCGCACCCCAGGGGGACAACCCGTGGGCCCGGCTGCGCCGACAGCTGGCGGCGGCCCCGCCGGGCCGACTGCCGTTGATCGCCGCCGTGGTGGTAGTCGCGCTGCTCCTCACCGGCGCCGGCTGGTGGTTCGGCTTCGGGCGGTACACGACCACTCCCGAGCTGGTCAGCCTGACCAAGGCCCAGGCGGAGTCGCAGGCGTCCCGCGCCGGGCTGTCCCTCACCTACGCCAAGCCGAGGTACGACGCGAAGGTGCCCCGCGACAGCGTCCTGGCGCAGGATCCGGCGTCGGCCGACCGCATCATCCGGGGGGGCACGATCACCCTCACCCTCTCCCTCGGACCGGATCGCCTCCCGATGCCGGACGTGGTGGGCAAGGAGTACGAACTCGCCGAGGCGGACCTTCGCCACCTGGGTCTGGAGGTGGTCAAGGGCAAGGCCCAGTACGACGACAACCTGCCGGCCGGGGTGGTGCTGGACACCAACCCGAAGCCGGGCACCGAGGTGAACGTGGGCACCAAGGTCACCGTGGTGCTGAGCCGGGGACGCGCCCCGATCACGGTGCCGAACCTGGTCGGCAAGAGTGTCACCGACGCCCGGGGGGCGCTCCAGCAGCTCGGCCTGGTGCCGGTGGAGACCTACCGTGACTCGGACCGGCCGAAGGACGAGGTGATCGGGCAGTCGCCCGCCGACGGCTCCAGCGTGGAGAAGGGCGCCGAGGTCAAGCTGGAGGTCAGCAAGGGGCCGGCCCCGGTGGTCGTACCCCGGGTGGTGGACATGCCCTGCCCGCAGGGCAAGCAGGTGCTGGAGAGTCAGGGCTTCCCGGTGGTGGTGCAGTTCAACCCCAACGGCGTGGTCCGCTTCCAGAACCCGGGCGAGAACTCCCAGGTCGCCCCGGGCACCCCGGTCACCATCGGGTGCTTCTAG
- the tnpA gene encoding IS200/IS605 family transposase — protein sequence MADLGGIRTGRHCVFAMHVHLVFVTKFRHKVFADLHLSRMEAIMRDVCADFEAELVEFNGENNHVHLLVNFPPKVAVARLVNSLKGVSSRRLRQEFPDLTRHYYRANKLWSGSYFAGSVGGAPPSVVKQYIEQQNQPG from the coding sequence ATGGCTGATCTTGGAGGCATCCGCACTGGTAGACACTGTGTTTTCGCGATGCACGTCCACTTGGTTTTCGTGACGAAGTTCCGGCACAAGGTGTTCGCCGACCTGCACCTCTCCCGCATGGAGGCGATCATGCGGGACGTGTGCGCCGACTTCGAGGCCGAGCTGGTGGAGTTCAACGGCGAGAACAACCACGTCCACCTGCTGGTCAACTTCCCTCCCAAGGTGGCGGTGGCCCGGCTGGTCAACTCCCTCAAGGGCGTCTCCTCGCGCCGCTTGCGACAGGAGTTCCCCGACCTGACGCGGCACTACTACCGGGCCAACAAGCTCTGGTCGGGCTCGTACTTCGCAGGCTCCGTGGGCGGGGCACCGCCCAGCGTCGTGAAGCAGTACATCGAGCAGCAGAACCAGCCCGGTTAG
- a CDS encoding glycosyl hydrolase family 18 protein: protein MRRSLRRALWASAVVAVTVAAVPMTSAFGAGSVTTTFTKVQDWGTGHETRVTITNGSDAPVSTWRIEFDLPSGTSISSSWDADVTRSGDHYIAVKKSWAGGIAPGGTFSWGYNGTGAYRAPLNCTVNGAPCGGGTGPTPTATATTPPPTTPPPTTPPPTGDKKVVGYFAQWGVYGRNYHVKNIHTSGSAAKMTHIMYAFGNTTGGRCTIGDSYADYEKAYTAADSVDGVADTWDQPLRGSFNQLRKLKKMYPHLKVIWSFGGWTWSGGFTQAAQNPAAFADSCYRLVEDPRWADVFNGIDIDWEYPNACGLTCDASGPNAYKNVISALRSRFGTSALVTSAITADGSSGGKIDATDYAGAASNLNWFMVMTYDYFGAFNPQGPTAPHSPLYSYTGIPQQGFNSDAAIQKLKSKGIPSNKLLLGIGFYGRGWTGVTQTAPGGTATGPAPGTYEQGIEDYKVLKNTCPATGTVAGTAYAKCGSNWWSYDTPATIGGKMTYAKNQGLGGAFFWELSGDTGNGELIGAIKGGLG from the coding sequence ATGAGAAGATCACTCCGCCGAGCCCTCTGGGCCAGCGCCGTGGTCGCCGTGACCGTTGCTGCGGTCCCGATGACCTCGGCCTTCGGCGCCGGCAGCGTGACCACCACCTTTACGAAGGTGCAGGACTGGGGCACCGGTCACGAGACGCGGGTTACCATCACCAACGGTTCGGACGCCCCGGTCAGCACCTGGCGCATCGAGTTCGACCTTCCCTCGGGCACCAGCATCAGCAGCTCGTGGGACGCCGACGTCACCCGCAGCGGCGACCACTACATCGCGGTCAAGAAGAGCTGGGCCGGTGGCATCGCGCCGGGCGGCACGTTCAGCTGGGGCTACAACGGCACCGGGGCGTACCGGGCCCCGCTCAACTGCACCGTCAACGGCGCGCCCTGCGGCGGCGGCACCGGGCCGACCCCCACGGCCACGGCGACCACCCCGCCCCCGACGACCCCGCCGCCGACCACGCCACCGCCGACCGGGGACAAGAAGGTGGTCGGCTACTTCGCCCAGTGGGGCGTCTACGGCCGGAACTACCACGTCAAGAACATCCACACCAGCGGCTCGGCCGCCAAGATGACGCACATCATGTACGCCTTCGGCAACACCACCGGGGGTCGGTGCACGATCGGTGACAGCTACGCCGACTACGAGAAGGCGTACACCGCGGCCGACAGCGTGGACGGCGTGGCGGACACCTGGGACCAGCCGCTGCGCGGCAGCTTCAACCAGCTCCGCAAGCTGAAGAAGATGTACCCGCACCTGAAGGTGATCTGGTCCTTCGGCGGGTGGACCTGGTCCGGCGGCTTCACCCAGGCCGCGCAGAACCCGGCCGCCTTCGCCGACAGCTGCTACAGGCTGGTCGAGGACCCGCGCTGGGCGGACGTCTTCAACGGCATCGACATCGACTGGGAGTACCCGAACGCCTGCGGCCTCACCTGCGACGCCAGCGGCCCGAACGCGTACAAGAACGTGATCTCCGCCTTGCGGTCCCGGTTCGGCACCTCGGCACTGGTCACCAGCGCGATCACCGCCGACGGCAGCAGCGGCGGCAAGATCGATGCCACCGACTACGCCGGCGCGGCGTCGAACCTCAACTGGTTCATGGTGATGACCTACGACTACTTCGGCGCGTTCAACCCCCAGGGGCCGACCGCCCCGCACTCGCCGCTGTACTCGTACACCGGCATCCCGCAGCAGGGCTTCAACTCCGACGCGGCGATCCAGAAGCTCAAGAGCAAGGGCATCCCGTCGAACAAGCTGCTGCTCGGCATCGGCTTCTACGGCCGGGGGTGGACGGGCGTCACGCAGACGGCGCCCGGCGGTACCGCCACCGGTCCCGCCCCGGGCACGTACGAGCAGGGCATCGAGGACTACAAGGTACTCAAGAACACCTGCCCGGCGACCGGCACCGTCGCCGGCACGGCGTACGCCAAGTGCGGTAGCAACTGGTGGAGCTACGACACCCCGGCCACCATCGGCGGCAAGATGACGTACGCGAAGAACCAGGGCCTCGGCGGCGCGTTCTTCTGGGAACTCTCCGGCGACACCGGCAACGGTGAACTCATCGGCGCCATCAAGGGCGGCCTCGGCTGA
- a CDS encoding lycopene cyclase domain-containing protein yields the protein MRQFVYLGVLVGCLLCALWLEPVFRVNVLRRWRRLLLTLVPVVLVFALWDLAAIAAGHWTFDPEQTTGVLLPGDLPLDELLFFVVVPVCTILGFEAVRAVNRWPAGDEPAGPPVGPAAAVPDGARSPSGPVTPGTGDRA from the coding sequence GTGCGGCAGTTCGTCTACCTCGGGGTGCTGGTCGGCTGCCTGCTCTGCGCGCTCTGGCTGGAGCCGGTGTTCCGGGTCAACGTGCTGCGCCGCTGGCGTCGGCTGCTGCTGACCCTGGTGCCGGTGGTGCTGGTCTTCGCGCTCTGGGACCTCGCGGCGATCGCCGCCGGGCACTGGACCTTCGACCCGGAGCAGACCACCGGAGTGCTCCTCCCCGGCGACCTGCCCCTGGACGAACTGCTCTTCTTCGTCGTCGTACCGGTCTGCACGATCCTCGGCTTCGAGGCGGTACGGGCGGTCAACCGTTGGCCGGCGGGGGACGAACCCGCCGGCCCGCCGGTCGGACCGGCCGCGGCGGTGCCGGACGGCGCGCGGTCGCCGTCCGGCCCGGTGACGCCGGGGACGGGGGACCGGGCATGA